A section of the Laspinema palackyanum D2c genome encodes:
- a CDS encoding ParA family protein, giving the protein MTQKLAVFNMKGGVGKSTTAYNLAAGLVQFRDRKVLLVDIDPQGNSGAALGIPIWQLEKQLKDALQHKVPLSQIIIPTSEGVDVVPSNILLAEEEIPISGRPGRELLLRKVLASVQDQYDWVLIDCPPNIGVFSINALMAAEGALIPVDMSYLGLLGIQGIERALTLVREHLDHPIRIAGVLATRFDGRNNLSKEVFQCLGDHFGQQMFKTVIPETVKLREAPSHGQSIFEYDPQGAGAKAYRALIEEVCQWQ; this is encoded by the coding sequence GTGACCCAAAAACTCGCTGTATTCAACATGAAAGGGGGGGTTGGCAAATCCACCACCGCCTACAACTTAGCTGCCGGACTCGTCCAGTTCCGCGATCGCAAAGTGCTGCTCGTAGACATCGACCCCCAAGGCAACTCAGGAGCCGCCCTGGGTATCCCGATATGGCAGCTTGAGAAACAGTTAAAAGATGCCCTCCAACATAAAGTCCCCCTATCCCAAATCATCATCCCCACCTCCGAAGGCGTGGACGTAGTGCCATCCAACATCCTGCTGGCCGAAGAAGAAATCCCCATATCAGGCCGCCCGGGTCGAGAACTGCTCCTGCGGAAAGTGTTGGCTTCCGTCCAGGACCAGTATGACTGGGTACTTATCGACTGCCCCCCCAACATTGGCGTCTTCTCCATCAATGCACTCATGGCTGCCGAGGGCGCACTCATCCCAGTAGATATGAGCTACCTCGGGTTGCTGGGCATCCAGGGAATTGAGCGGGCCTTGACCTTGGTCAGAGAACACCTGGATCACCCGATTCGGATTGCAGGCGTCTTAGCGACCCGGTTTGATGGGCGCAACAACCTCAGCAAAGAGGTATTTCAATGCTTAGGGGACCACTTTGGTCAGCAGATGTTTAAGACCGTCATCCCTGAAACCGTCAAGCTGCGGGAGGCCCCCTCTCATGGGCAGTCCATATTTGAGTACGACCCCCAAGGAGCAGGAGCTAAAGCATATCGAGCATTAA